The proteins below are encoded in one region of Paenibacillus albus:
- a CDS encoding purine-nucleoside phosphorylase yields MEAIKATHINEAAAYINSKISIKPEVGLIMGSGLGILGDYIENPVTIPYHDIPHFPISTVEGHAGELLIGTLSGRPVVLMRGRFHMYEGYGPDLTAFPVRVMKAIGAAKLIVTNAAGGVNTSYNPGDLMLISDHINFQGRNPLVGPNDPELGVRFPDMSQPYSKRLRELAAGVAKEQGFSLQEGVYLAVIGPSYETPAEIRMMRILGADAVGMSTVSEVIAAKHSGMEVLGISCVSNMASGILDQPLSHDEVMETTERVKSQFLGLVQGVVTLL; encoded by the coding sequence ATGGAAGCAATTAAAGCAACTCATATTAACGAAGCGGCAGCGTATATCAATTCCAAAATCTCAATCAAACCGGAAGTCGGCCTCATCATGGGCTCCGGTCTTGGCATTCTTGGAGACTACATAGAGAATCCGGTCACGATTCCGTATCATGATATCCCGCATTTTCCAATATCAACGGTAGAAGGTCATGCTGGCGAGCTGCTAATCGGCACGCTCTCGGGCCGTCCGGTTGTTCTCATGCGCGGCCGTTTTCACATGTACGAAGGCTATGGTCCCGATTTGACGGCATTCCCGGTTCGCGTTATGAAAGCAATCGGCGCAGCCAAATTGATCGTGACGAATGCAGCAGGAGGCGTGAATACAAGCTATAATCCGGGGGATCTGATGCTGATCAGCGATCATATCAATTTCCAGGGTCGCAACCCGCTTGTTGGTCCGAATGATCCGGAGCTTGGCGTCCGTTTCCCGGATATGTCGCAGCCGTACAGCAAGCGTTTGCGCGAGCTGGCAGCTGGCGTGGCGAAGGAGCAAGGCTTCTCTTTGCAAGAAGGCGTGTATCTTGCTGTAATTGGTCCGTCCTATGAAACGCCAGCAGAAATTCGCATGATGCGGATTTTGGGTGCAGATGCTGTCGGGATGTCGACCGTGTCCGAGGTTATCGCGGCGAAGCATTCAGGTATGGAAGTGCTCGGCATTTCGTGCGTTAGCAACATGGCATCGGGCATTCTCGACCAACCGCTTTCGCATGATGAAGTCATGGAGACGACGGAGCGGGTGAAATCGCAGTTTCTGGGTCTTGTGCAAGGTGTCGTAACATTGCTGTAA
- a CDS encoding D-alanyl-D-alanine carboxypeptidase family protein yields the protein MNSKWKQLLVISITAMMVLSAPAVSWAKEGAAPNTAPSASADLAPSARSAILMDADSGTIIYEKNSHAALPPASITKVMTMLLIMEALDQGRIKLTDKVAASEYAASMGGSQIFLEPGEQMSVDEMLKGIALASGNDASVAMAEKIAGTESAFVDMMNKRAQELGLKNTHFANCNGLPAAEHYSSAHDIAVMSRELLKHSEITKYTGMYQDYLRKSSEKPFWLVNTNKLVRFYSGADGLKTGFTNEARFCLTATARRDNLRVIAVVMGEPNTKTRNAEVSQMFDYSFAQYMNHTIFKKGDTMGTVQVVKGVQPAIELKAKHSYSVLLKKGSSVKDIRYELQLNPLKAPITINEPIGKLIVFQGDQVLTEFAVDSPASVKKAGWWTLFKRSCGSLFS from the coding sequence ATGAACAGCAAATGGAAACAACTGCTCGTTATTAGCATAACGGCGATGATGGTTTTGTCCGCACCGGCAGTAAGCTGGGCGAAAGAAGGGGCTGCACCGAATACGGCACCGTCCGCGAGTGCGGATCTGGCTCCGTCAGCACGATCAGCAATTCTAATGGATGCTGACAGTGGAACGATTATTTATGAGAAGAACAGCCATGCGGCACTCCCGCCGGCGAGCATAACGAAAGTCATGACGATGCTGCTCATTATGGAGGCGCTTGACCAGGGCCGCATCAAGCTGACGGATAAGGTAGCTGCAAGTGAATATGCCGCTTCTATGGGCGGTTCGCAGATTTTCCTCGAGCCGGGCGAACAGATGAGTGTCGATGAGATGCTGAAGGGTATCGCACTCGCATCAGGCAATGACGCGTCCGTTGCCATGGCGGAGAAGATCGCAGGGACCGAGTCTGCTTTCGTCGATATGATGAATAAGCGAGCACAGGAGCTAGGGCTGAAGAATACCCATTTTGCCAACTGTAACGGTTTGCCTGCGGCGGAGCACTATTCATCCGCACATGATATTGCCGTGATGTCTCGCGAGCTTCTCAAGCATAGCGAAATTACGAAATATACAGGCATGTATCAGGACTATCTTCGCAAATCGAGCGAGAAGCCGTTCTGGCTTGTGAATACGAATAAGCTGGTTCGATTCTACTCAGGAGCAGACGGCCTGAAGACGGGCTTCACGAACGAAGCGAGATTCTGTCTCACAGCGACAGCGCGCCGTGACAATCTGCGGGTCATCGCGGTTGTAATGGGAGAGCCGAACACGAAGACTCGCAACGCGGAAGTGTCCCAAATGTTCGATTATTCGTTCGCCCAATATATGAATCATACGATATTCAAAAAAGGTGACACGATGGGCACCGTCCAAGTTGTAAAAGGCGTGCAGCCAGCGATTGAGCTGAAGGCGAAGCATTCCTACAGCGTGCTCCTGAAGAAGGGCAGCTCCGTGAAGGATATTCGTTACGAGCTGCAGCTGAATCCCCTCAAGGCACCGATAACAATCAACGAACCGATCGGCAAGCTTATCGTCTTCCAAGGCGATCAGGTGCTGACGGAGTTCGCAGTGGATTCACCGGCATCTGTGAAGAAGGCAGGCTGGTGGACGCTGTTCAAACGGTCCTGCGGCAGCCTGTTCTCGTAA
- the sigF gene encoding RNA polymerase sporulation sigma factor SigF has translation MDVNMKQSAQPYLDDSEVKRLIALSQSGDTLARDTLVQCNIRLVWSVVQRFMGRGYEPEDLFQIGCIGLLKSVDKFDLSYEVKFSTYAVPMIIGEIQRFLRDDGTLKVSRSLKETANKVRKTKDELSKVLGRLPTIKEVAERLGITPEDVVFAQEANKPPTSIHETVFENDGDPITLMDQIADDSQERWFDKLALNEAIGGLSERERLIVFLRYYRDQTQSEVAARLGISQVQVSRLEKKILQLIRNQIAQ, from the coding sequence ATGGATGTCAATATGAAACAATCGGCGCAGCCTTATTTGGATGATTCGGAAGTCAAGCGGTTAATAGCGCTGAGTCAATCCGGAGATACGCTGGCGCGTGATACACTCGTACAATGCAATATCCGGCTCGTTTGGTCTGTCGTCCAGCGGTTTATGGGGCGAGGCTACGAGCCGGAGGATTTGTTCCAGATCGGCTGCATCGGGCTGCTCAAGTCCGTCGATAAGTTCGATCTGTCCTACGAGGTCAAGTTCTCTACCTATGCGGTGCCGATGATTATCGGAGAGATCCAGCGCTTCCTGCGAGACGATGGCACTCTTAAGGTCAGCCGCTCCCTGAAGGAAACAGCTAACAAAGTGCGCAAGACGAAGGACGAGCTATCCAAGGTTCTTGGCAGGCTACCGACGATCAAGGAAGTAGCGGAGCGGCTCGGCATAACACCCGAGGATGTCGTCTTCGCGCAAGAAGCGAATAAGCCGCCGACATCGATTCACGAGACGGTGTTCGAGAACGACGGCGATCCGATTACGCTGATGGATCAAATCGCGGACGATTCCCAGGAGCGCTGGTTCGACAAGCTGGCGCTGAACGAAGCGATCGGCGGTTTATCCGAGCGGGAGCGGCTTATCGTCTTCCTGCGCTATTACCGCGACCAGACCCAGTCCGAGGTCGCTGCGAGGCTTGGGATATCGCAAGTACAGGTGTCCCGGCTGGAGAAAAAAATATTGCAGCTCATTCGCAACCAGATTGCGCAGTGA
- a CDS encoding stage V sporulation protein AA — MNEGQPSCLYLRLRKRVGIRPGEHVTLGRAARLFSSDSALEKQMESLVLHRHRQQDGNRVVIDLLQIVKMIRDAVPGTVVDSYGDPQVLVIVADEPRKPRLWVLMLAWLLLFFGAGLAIMNFHTDVNMKDVHTRITELVTGRKIEHPLWFQVPYSIGIGAGMLVFFNHLFRKRFNEEPNPLEVELYMYEENVNAYVIADEMRKKSEPNEPQSPKHSKQEQETGIDDG; from the coding sequence ATGAATGAGGGTCAGCCATCCTGTCTCTATTTGCGGCTGCGCAAGCGAGTAGGAATCAGACCTGGCGAGCATGTGACGCTCGGACGGGCCGCCCGCTTATTTTCCAGTGATTCCGCCCTTGAGAAGCAGATGGAATCGCTTGTGCTTCATCGTCATCGGCAGCAGGACGGCAACCGAGTCGTCATCGATTTGCTCCAAATCGTGAAGATGATCCGGGACGCAGTCCCAGGTACGGTTGTCGATTCTTATGGTGATCCGCAGGTACTCGTTATTGTCGCCGATGAACCTCGCAAGCCTCGTCTATGGGTGCTAATGTTAGCTTGGCTGCTGCTGTTCTTCGGTGCAGGACTTGCGATTATGAATTTCCACACGGATGTCAATATGAAGGATGTCCATACTCGCATCACGGAGCTTGTGACGGGCCGAAAGATCGAGCATCCGTTATGGTTCCAGGTGCCTTATTCGATCGGCATTGGCGCCGGAATGCTGGTGTTCTTTAATCATCTGTTTCGAAAAAGATTCAACGAGGAGCCTAACCCGCTCGAGGTTGAGCTGTACATGTACGAAGAGAACGTCAACGCTTACGTCATCGCGGATGAGATGCGCAAGAAGAGCGAGCCGAATGAACCGCAATCGCCGAAGCACAGTAAACAAGAGCAGGAAACGGGTATAGACGATGGTTAG
- a CDS encoding pyrimidine-nucleoside phosphorylase: MRAVDIIQKKRNGGVLTKDELSFLIEGYSKGEIPDYQLSAWAMAVYFRGMNAEETAHLTMAMAGSGDQVDLSPIHGIKVDKHSTGGVGDKTSLIIGPLVASCGVPVAKMSGRGLGHTGGTIDKMEAMEGFRTELTRDEFIAQVNDIGLAIIGQSGNMTPADKKLYALRDVTATVESIPLIASSVMSKKIAAGADAIVLDVKTGSGAFMKTLEDSEKLAQAMVEIGTEVGRKTAALISDMDQPLGYAIGNALEVQEAIDTLHGRGPEDLTALCIALSSHMVVLGGEASSLEEAEALLRAKLESGAALAKFKAFVEAQGGNPAVADDPMLLPQAPFVLEVKSTQDGYVQAIQAEELGLAAMLLGAGRATKESVIDFAVGVTMKRKVGDKVNEGDTLALLHVREENAATSEVAERVRTAYTFSSEPVKPSPLLLSVVTENGVKRF; encoded by the coding sequence TTGCGTGCAGTAGATATTATTCAAAAGAAGCGAAACGGCGGCGTTCTTACAAAGGACGAGCTGTCATTTCTGATAGAAGGCTACAGTAAAGGGGAAATTCCAGACTATCAGCTCTCGGCCTGGGCGATGGCGGTGTATTTTCGCGGCATGAATGCGGAGGAAACTGCGCATCTGACAATGGCAATGGCGGGGTCTGGTGATCAAGTGGACCTGTCGCCGATTCATGGTATTAAAGTAGACAAGCACAGCACTGGCGGGGTTGGGGATAAGACGAGTCTCATCATCGGGCCGCTTGTCGCGTCTTGCGGCGTTCCCGTCGCGAAGATGTCGGGAAGAGGCCTCGGCCATACCGGCGGTACGATTGATAAGATGGAAGCGATGGAAGGCTTCCGCACGGAGCTTACGCGTGACGAGTTCATCGCACAGGTGAACGATATTGGTCTGGCGATTATCGGACAGAGCGGCAACATGACGCCAGCCGATAAGAAGCTGTATGCACTGCGCGATGTCACCGCTACGGTAGAGTCTATTCCGCTCATCGCGAGCTCGGTCATGAGCAAGAAGATCGCTGCCGGCGCGGATGCGATTGTACTCGACGTGAAGACAGGCAGCGGCGCATTCATGAAGACGCTGGAGGACTCCGAGAAGCTCGCGCAAGCGATGGTGGAGATCGGTACGGAAGTGGGCCGCAAGACAGCCGCGCTTATTAGCGATATGGATCAGCCGCTCGGCTATGCGATTGGCAATGCGCTCGAGGTTCAGGAAGCGATCGACACGCTGCATGGACGAGGTCCGGAGGATCTGACCGCGCTCTGTATTGCGCTGAGCTCGCATATGGTTGTGCTCGGCGGAGAGGCAAGCAGCCTCGAAGAAGCGGAAGCATTGCTTCGCGCGAAGCTTGAGTCTGGCGCTGCGCTGGCGAAATTCAAAGCGTTCGTCGAAGCACAAGGGGGCAATCCGGCTGTTGCGGACGATCCGATGCTGCTTCCGCAGGCGCCGTTTGTCCTTGAGGTGAAGTCGACGCAGGACGGCTACGTGCAGGCCATTCAAGCGGAAGAGCTCGGTCTCGCCGCGATGCTGCTCGGCGCGGGCCGTGCGACCAAGGAGTCGGTCATCGACTTCGCGGTAGGCGTCACGATGAAGCGCAAGGTCGGCGACAAAGTGAACGAGGGCGACACGCTCGCGCTTCTGCATGTTCGTGAGGAGAATGCTGCGACGAGCGAGGTTGCGGAGCGGGTGCGCACCGCCTACACGTTCTCAAGCGAACCGGTTAAGCCGTCGCCTCTGCTGCTTTCCGTCGTGACGGAGAACGGCGTGAAGCGGTTCTAA
- the spoIIAB gene encoding anti-sigma F factor, with protein MNGRNEMTLTFSARSENEAFARVAVAAFVSQLDPTLEELNDLKTAISEAVTNAIIHGYDSDPSGMVTIEGLIEGDTVTIIVKDQGRGIEDLDLARQPLYTSKPEMERSGMGFTIMENFMDDFDVHSQPGNGTSIAMTKRIESKKALFN; from the coding sequence ATGAACGGAAGAAATGAGATGACACTTACGTTCTCCGCCCGTTCGGAGAATGAAGCGTTTGCGCGTGTTGCGGTAGCGGCTTTCGTCTCTCAGCTGGACCCGACGCTGGAGGAGCTTAACGACCTGAAGACAGCAATTTCCGAAGCGGTAACCAATGCGATCATCCATGGCTACGACAGCGACCCTAGCGGCATGGTCACCATCGAAGGTCTGATTGAAGGCGATACGGTAACGATTATCGTCAAAGATCAAGGCCGCGGAATAGAAGATTTGGACTTGGCGCGTCAACCGCTTTATACGTCAAAGCCTGAGATGGAGCGCTCCGGTATGGGCTTTACCATTATGGAGAACTTTATGGACGACTTCGACGTACACAGCCAGCCGGGCAATGGGACGTCCATTGCGATGACGAAGCGCATCGAATCGAAAAAAGCGCTCTTCAATTAG
- the spoIIAA gene encoding anti-sigma F factor antagonist, producing MSLQVELEHYRNVLIVRLRGELDHHTADVVRFKMEEAILRGNSAHVILSLKELLFMDSSGLGVILGRYKQLKAKGGKMVVCDVNQSVHRLFELSGLFKILPIHDNERLALTSLEVVS from the coding sequence ATGAGTCTGCAGGTTGAATTAGAGCATTACCGAAATGTGCTCATTGTCAGACTGCGAGGAGAGCTTGACCATCACACAGCCGACGTCGTTCGGTTCAAGATGGAGGAAGCCATTCTGCGCGGCAATAGCGCCCATGTCATTCTTAGCTTGAAGGAACTTCTGTTTATGGACAGCTCCGGACTTGGTGTCATTCTCGGCCGCTACAAGCAGCTGAAGGCCAAGGGCGGCAAAATGGTCGTCTGCGACGTGAATCAGAGCGTCCACCGATTGTTCGAGCTGTCAGGTTTGTTTAAAATATTGCCGATTCACGATAACGAGCGGCTCGCGCTCACAAGTTTGGAGGTCGTTTCATGA
- a CDS encoding aspartyl-phosphate phosphatase Spo0E family protein, with product MENLQYQHLERLRSKLVAAALDKETFLHPDVILLSQALDQLIIKVQREKYKRVASQR from the coding sequence ATGGAAAATCTTCAGTATCAGCATCTTGAGCGGCTGCGCAGTAAGCTGGTTGCAGCAGCGCTGGACAAGGAAACCTTTCTTCATCCCGACGTCATTTTGCTCAGTCAAGCACTCGATCAGCTGATCATAAAGGTGCAGCGGGAGAAGTATAAGCGAGTGGCATCACAGAGATAA